The following are encoded in a window of Algiphilus aromaticivorans DG1253 genomic DNA:
- a CDS encoding N4-gp56 family major capsid protein, with protein sequence MPSTNIPAGDPRAVKKFSVGLFTKLSRRKTFRGKMTGPVPKQGDAARSLRQETSSGYPIVEIRDLSKGAGDKVSVDIIDVVNGKPIMGDRRLAGRMMNLKFASQEITIDQTRGGVDPGGRMTQQRTVHELRMLSMANLEGWNNTLMDNLCQVHLAGARGYQGGRDWNVPFENDPDFNDVVVNTVQPPTENRRFIPGTGLGTTSDIDSSDTLTLETIEDLRTLIDESDYPLQGIRIEGDAAADDEEPMYCMYVSPRGYNQLRASSSAQDWNTLVSNAVSRGSIAKHPLFGSGDLMWRNILIKKSRRVIRIPSGKDLREYSGGSISTAQPGTDVDRAIVLGAQALGCAYGQHSRSRYYIDWHEEETDHGNRLEVSTSLMNGYRKLTFDLDGEKTDHGVWVVDHAAPSV encoded by the coding sequence ATGCCGAGCACCAATATCCCGGCGGGTGATCCCCGCGCGGTCAAGAAGTTTTCGGTCGGGCTGTTCACCAAGCTGTCGCGGCGCAAGACCTTCCGCGGCAAGATGACCGGCCCGGTCCCGAAGCAGGGCGACGCGGCGCGCAGCCTGCGTCAGGAAACCTCCAGCGGTTACCCCATCGTCGAGATTCGTGATCTCTCGAAGGGCGCCGGTGACAAGGTGAGCGTCGACATCATCGACGTCGTGAACGGCAAGCCCATCATGGGTGATCGCCGTCTCGCCGGCCGGATGATGAACCTCAAGTTCGCCTCGCAGGAGATCACCATCGACCAGACGCGTGGCGGTGTGGATCCCGGCGGTCGCATGACGCAGCAGCGCACGGTCCACGAGCTCCGCATGCTGTCGATGGCGAACCTCGAGGGGTGGAACAACACCCTGATGGACAACCTGTGCCAGGTGCATCTCGCCGGCGCGCGTGGCTATCAGGGCGGTCGCGACTGGAACGTGCCTTTCGAGAACGATCCCGACTTCAATGACGTCGTGGTCAACACGGTTCAGCCGCCCACCGAGAACCGGCGCTTCATCCCCGGCACCGGCCTGGGCACGACCTCGGACATCGACAGCAGCGACACGCTGACGCTGGAGACGATCGAGGATCTGCGCACGCTCATCGACGAGTCGGATTACCCGCTGCAGGGCATTCGTATCGAGGGTGACGCGGCTGCGGACGACGAGGAGCCGATGTACTGCATGTACGTCAGCCCCCGTGGGTACAACCAGCTTCGCGCGTCGAGCTCGGCGCAGGACTGGAACACCCTCGTCAGCAACGCGGTGTCGCGCGGCTCGATCGCCAAGCACCCGCTGTTCGGTTCGGGCGACCTGATGTGGCGAAACATCCTCATCAAGAAGTCCCGGCGCGTGATCCGTATCCCTTCGGGCAAGGATCTGCGCGAGTACAGCGGTGGCTCGATCAGCACCGCCCAGCCGGGCACCGACGTGGACCGCGCCATCGTGCTGGGGGCCCAGGCGCTGGGTTGCGCCTACGGTCAGCACAGCCGGTCGCGCTACTACATCGACTGGCACGAGGAGGAGACCGATCACGGCAACCGCCTGGAAGTCTCCACGTCACTCATGAACGGCTACCGCAAGCTCACCTTCGATCTCGACGGTGAGAAGACGGACCACGGCGTCTGGGTCGTGGACCACGCGGCGCCGTCGGTCTAA